Proteins from a genomic interval of Collinsella sp. zg1085:
- a CDS encoding Rrf2 family transcriptional regulator: protein MLVTSKGRYALRLMVYLAAFGERDGTITLRTVSEREQISLKYLEQLVRPLMHAGLLVGRRGKGGGYILGRPAETITAGDILRAAEGDTSSVACEGLEGACLRADLCSTVKFWTGLDEAIGSYVDAVTLADLSHAPDFAINLDSIAHISKSS from the coding sequence GTGCTGGTAACTTCAAAGGGACGTTATGCTTTGCGCCTGATGGTGTATTTGGCAGCCTTTGGCGAGCGCGACGGTACCATAACCTTGCGTACAGTGTCGGAGCGTGAGCAGATTTCACTCAAGTATCTTGAGCAGCTGGTGCGTCCGCTTATGCATGCGGGGCTTCTTGTGGGTCGGCGCGGCAAGGGTGGCGGCTATATTTTGGGGCGTCCGGCTGAAACGATTACTGCCGGTGATATTTTGCGCGCTGCCGAAGGTGATACAAGCTCGGTGGCATGTGAGGGTCTTGAGGGTGCGTGTCTGCGCGCCGATTTGTGCTCAACGGTTAAGTTTTGGACGGGGCTTGATGAAGCTATAGGAAGCTATGTTGATGCAGTGACGCTGGCCGATCTTTCTCATGCACCAGATTTTGCAATAAATCTTGATAGTATTGCTCATATATCTAAGAGCTCATGA
- a CDS encoding glycosyltransferase family 2 protein: MLSLMREVDMSVTAHDIAKQSVANTSDAEPLVSIILPCYGVEAYLADALAAIQAQSYSRWELLAIDDASPDKTGAILAAAAAQDSRIHVLTHEKNQGLSAARNTGLAAAQGEFVWMPDPDDVYEPDLLRRAVAFIEQKQVDILVFGCVEEYMSKRGKLRHAREICPEQTGRIAREDLPYCVRRLEELTLFGYAWNKLYRRSCIADIRFETIPLIEDFLFNLALMKQTSSLATLAAPLYHYRKRAGANLTNRFVVNYFDVHMQRVSSLYYLLCSWGDTSAETHEILGARLARYMLSTVVRLFSPGVHMPMHARHDYIIYMYIQPPAQDVILDIAPRGNLPTRLCARLIYWFRPWVLLAVAWFLSRLQRISALGFMHLKERTL, encoded by the coding sequence GTGCTCAGTTTGATGCGTGAGGTAGATATGTCTGTTACTGCTCATGATATAGCTAAGCAGAGTGTCGCAAATACATCTGATGCTGAGCCGCTTGTGTCTATCATTTTGCCATGTTATGGGGTTGAGGCTTACTTGGCGGATGCGCTCGCAGCCATTCAAGCGCAAAGCTATAGCCGGTGGGAGTTGTTGGCCATTGATGATGCTTCGCCGGATAAAACCGGAGCAATCCTTGCGGCTGCTGCTGCTCAAGATTCGCGTATTCATGTATTAACACATGAAAAAAACCAAGGTTTGAGTGCTGCTCGCAATACCGGTTTAGCGGCCGCACAAGGTGAGTTTGTTTGGATGCCAGATCCCGATGACGTGTATGAACCCGATTTGCTGCGCCGAGCTGTTGCGTTTATAGAGCAAAAACAGGTTGATATATTGGTTTTTGGTTGCGTTGAAGAGTATATGAGCAAGCGAGGTAAACTGCGCCATGCTCGCGAGATTTGCCCTGAACAAACTGGGCGGATTGCCCGAGAAGACTTGCCATATTGTGTCCGGCGGCTTGAGGAGCTTACGCTGTTTGGCTACGCTTGGAACAAACTTTATCGGCGGAGCTGCATTGCCGATATACGTTTTGAGACCATTCCGCTCATCGAGGACTTTCTCTTTAACTTGGCGCTGATGAAGCAAACGAGCTCTTTAGCAACCCTTGCAGCTCCGCTGTATCACTATCGCAAACGAGCGGGGGCTAATCTCACCAACCGCTTTGTTGTCAATTACTTTGATGTGCACATGCAGCGTGTATCGTCGCTGTATTATCTGCTGTGCTCGTGGGGCGATACCAGTGCGGAGACGCATGAGATTTTGGGTGCTCGCCTTGCCCGATATATGCTCTCAACCGTGGTGCGGCTTTTTAGTCCGGGTGTTCATATGCCTATGCATGCGCGACATGACTACATAATATATATGTATATCCAGCCGCCCGCACAAGATGTCATTCTTGACATTGCTCCACGAGGAAATTTGCCTACGCGTCTATGTGCGCGTCTGATTTATTGGTTCCGCCCGTGGGTGTTGCTGGCAGTTGCATGGTTTCTCTCAAGGTTGCAACGCATATCGGCCTTAGGTTTTATGCATCTTAAAGAACGAACACTATAA
- a CDS encoding glycosyltransferase family 2 protein has translation MSIEYASLGHVPVQKLLTIVVPAYNVAAYLERGLNTYCDTRLSKDLEIIVVNDGSTDETPAIAERFVERMPEVFRLISQENDGHGAAVMTGLAHANGRYFRVVDGDDWVNTEGLLELLETLRAVDTDLLIDCKREIDMVSGESRFFPRADTLPHNKVLPMASVLTDKRLIPQIMIHTLTCKTSYLRAQQIELLRHTFYEDYEYVLKATSPARTIVLLDTEVYQYLVGNVNQSVSRASYVARWEDHTRVVNELLRYYERTVFHENHEKTGLNQALEAYLVMRLCSLIRSHYNIALLFDDDRRRGRDRARAFRTRLKSEYPHLWKLTERRYLAALVLHRMRISFDTIERLRAMRRR, from the coding sequence ATGAGCATCGAGTATGCATCTTTGGGGCATGTACCTGTGCAAAAACTGTTGACGATTGTGGTGCCTGCCTATAACGTGGCAGCCTATCTTGAGCGGGGTCTAAACACTTATTGCGATACGCGCTTGAGTAAAGACCTTGAGATTATTGTGGTAAACGATGGCTCAACAGATGAAACCCCAGCAATCGCCGAGCGCTTTGTTGAGCGGATGCCCGAGGTCTTTCGGCTCATTTCGCAGGAAAACGATGGCCATGGTGCAGCGGTAATGACTGGTTTGGCACACGCAAACGGCCGCTATTTTAGGGTGGTTGATGGAGATGACTGGGTAAACACTGAGGGTCTGCTTGAATTGTTGGAAACCCTTCGCGCAGTGGACACCGATTTGCTTATTGATTGTAAGCGTGAGATTGATATGGTGAGCGGGGAGTCGCGGTTTTTTCCACGTGCCGATACTTTGCCTCACAACAAAGTTTTGCCCATGGCAAGCGTTTTAACGGATAAGCGCCTAATTCCGCAGATTATGATACATACCCTTACCTGCAAGACGAGCTATCTGCGTGCGCAGCAGATTGAGCTTTTGCGCCATACCTTCTATGAGGACTATGAGTATGTGCTTAAAGCAACAAGTCCAGCGCGCACGATTGTCTTGCTGGATACTGAGGTATATCAGTACCTTGTGGGTAATGTTAACCAAAGTGTGAGCCGGGCAAGCTATGTTGCGCGCTGGGAAGACCATACGCGTGTTGTCAATGAGCTGCTGCGCTATTACGAGCGCACGGTTTTTCATGAGAACCATGAAAAGACAGGTCTTAACCAGGCACTCGAGGCCTATCTTGTGATGCGTCTTTGTTCGCTTATTCGGTCACACTATAATATTGCGCTTTTGTTTGATGATGACCGTCGGCGTGGTCGCGACCGCGCACGAGCTTTTCGCACGCGGCTCAAGAGCGAGTATCCCCATCTTTGGAAGCTAACTGAGCGCCGGTATCTTGCAGCTCTTGTGTTGCATCGCATGAGAATATCGTTTGATACGATTGAGCGCTTGCGTGCGATGCGTCGGCGATAG
- a CDS encoding glycosyltransferase, producing the protein MSASKKIAIVSADAKLGSELKGATRYVYLAERLSAAGYQVDFITASFQHWEKRQRDVSHTDYQAHSFNLVFLDEPSYPNNMCVQRIWAHHVLARRVAAYFKTHTDYNLIYCQIPPNDVTRAAGRAAHRLHIPFVVDVNDVWPEAFEIAFSVPVLSRVLFAPFAAQARAAYQLANAVVGTSEEYTHRAFQDRAEDIPKRTVYVGNDLAVFDAGAAQYAASVIKPDDEFWVSYAGNISKLYDLSTLVLASVKAASEVPGLKVKLLGDGPTRAELEALIGESGAPAECLGYMPYEQMAAYLVASDVVVNSLVAHAPQSVPTKIGDYLASGSVLVNTSLSPEFCAKVTADGFGVNVYPGDVDALARVLVNVARDDAARARMSTCARHVAEAEFDRASSYTTIVELIDELVGGPELDVAKL; encoded by the coding sequence ATGAGTGCATCAAAAAAAATTGCTATCGTTAGCGCAGATGCTAAGCTGGGTTCTGAGCTTAAGGGCGCAACGCGCTATGTATATCTGGCAGAGCGTTTGAGTGCCGCCGGGTATCAGGTTGATTTTATCACCGCATCGTTTCAGCATTGGGAAAAGCGACAGCGCGATGTGTCTCACACCGATTATCAAGCTCATAGCTTTAATCTGGTGTTTCTTGATGAGCCAAGCTATCCAAATAACATGTGCGTGCAACGCATTTGGGCACATCACGTACTAGCCCGCCGTGTTGCGGCATATTTTAAGACGCATACTGACTATAATCTTATCTATTGTCAGATTCCCCCTAATGACGTAACTCGTGCGGCAGGGCGCGCAGCCCATCGGTTACATATCCCCTTTGTGGTTGATGTTAATGATGTATGGCCTGAGGCATTTGAGATTGCCTTTTCGGTGCCGGTTCTTTCGCGCGTGCTGTTTGCACCCTTTGCTGCGCAGGCACGTGCTGCCTATCAACTCGCTAACGCAGTTGTTGGAACCTCTGAGGAATATACTCATCGAGCCTTTCAAGACCGTGCAGAAGATATTCCTAAGCGGACGGTGTATGTAGGCAACGATTTGGCGGTGTTTGACGCGGGTGCGGCTCAATATGCTGCGTCGGTTATAAAGCCTGATGATGAGTTTTGGGTAAGTTATGCCGGCAATATTTCAAAGCTCTATGACTTGAGTACCTTGGTGTTGGCAAGTGTTAAGGCGGCATCTGAGGTGCCAGGGCTTAAAGTTAAGCTCTTAGGTGATGGTCCTACACGCGCTGAGCTCGAGGCTTTGATAGGGGAGAGTGGCGCTCCGGCTGAGTGTTTGGGTTATATGCCGTATGAGCAAATGGCGGCATATCTGGTGGCATCTGATGTGGTGGTTAACTCACTTGTTGCTCATGCTCCGCAAAGTGTGCCTACCAAGATTGGGGACTATCTGGCAAGTGGCTCGGTGCTCGTCAATACGTCTTTGAGCCCAGAGTTTTGTGCCAAAGTAACAGCTGATGGCTTTGGTGTGAACGTGTATCCGGGTGACGTTGATGCGCTCGCTCGTGTGTTGGTCAATGTAGCTCGCGATGACGCGGCACGAGCGCGTATGAGCACCTGTGCACGACATGTTGCTGAGGCAGAGTTTGACCGTGCGAGCTCATATACCACCATTGTTGAGCTTATTGACGAGTTGGTGGGTGGTCCAGAGCTTGACGTAGCCAAGCTATAG
- the glf gene encoding UDP-galactopyranose mutase has translation MSRYDYLIVGAGITGALFAHEARRANKRCLVIDRRDHIAGNMHTKTINGINMHVYGAHIFHTSEREIWDYVNRFAEFNHYVNSPVAYYKGELYNLPFNMNTFTKMWPDVITPADARAKIDAQIAAEGIAEPSNLEEQALSLVGRDIFEKLVKGYTEKQWGRDCSELPAHIIRRLPCRFTFDNNYFNDRFQGIPIGGYTNMIAKMLDNTDVRLGVEYKELIAEIPDIAERIIYCGPIDAFYDYQLGTLEYRSLRFETEELESQNYQGVAVVNYTEREVPYTRIIEHKHFEFGEQDTTLITREYPADWQPGDEPYYPLNNERNMELYQAYAKLAKQEGKVVFAGRLGEYRYYDMDKAVAAAFRLVRRELNIEPTKH, from the coding sequence ATGTCACGCTATGACTATCTCATTGTAGGCGCTGGTATTACTGGAGCTCTTTTTGCACATGAAGCACGGCGCGCAAACAAGCGCTGCCTCGTTATTGACCGCCGCGATCATATTGCTGGCAATATGCACACTAAGACCATCAACGGTATCAATATGCATGTTTATGGTGCGCATATTTTTCATACCTCAGAGCGCGAGATTTGGGACTATGTCAATCGCTTTGCCGAGTTTAACCACTACGTTAACTCACCTGTTGCCTACTATAAAGGCGAGCTCTACAACCTGCCGTTCAATATGAACACCTTTACCAAAATGTGGCCAGACGTTATTACACCAGCCGATGCGCGAGCAAAAATTGATGCACAGATTGCCGCTGAGGGCATCGCTGAACCAAGCAATCTCGAAGAACAGGCGCTTTCACTTGTTGGCCGCGACATCTTTGAAAAGCTGGTAAAAGGCTACACCGAAAAGCAATGGGGTCGTGATTGTAGCGAGCTTCCCGCTCACATTATTCGCCGTCTTCCCTGCCGTTTTACCTTTGATAATAACTACTTTAATGACCGCTTCCAGGGTATCCCTATTGGCGGCTATACCAACATGATTGCTAAAATGCTCGATAACACCGACGTACGGCTCGGTGTTGAATATAAAGAGCTTATTGCCGAGATACCCGACATTGCTGAGCGCATCATCTACTGCGGACCTATTGATGCCTTTTATGACTACCAACTAGGCACACTTGAATATCGTAGCCTTCGCTTTGAAACCGAAGAGCTTGAGTCGCAAAACTACCAAGGCGTTGCGGTTGTTAACTACACCGAACGTGAGGTGCCCTATACCCGCATTATCGAGCACAAACACTTTGAGTTTGGTGAACAAGACACCACGCTCATTACGCGCGAATATCCAGCTGACTGGCAGCCGGGAGATGAACCGTACTACCCTCTCAACAACGAGCGTAATATGGAGCTCTATCAGGCATATGCCAAACTTGCCAAACAAGAAGGCAAGGTGGTATTTGCTGGTCGTCTTGGTGAGTATCGCTATTATGATATGGATAAGGCAGTTGCAGCAGCATTTCGTCTGGTTCGTCGCGAACTCAACATCGAGCCCACCAAGCACTAG
- a CDS encoding amino acid permease: MAEKLKGVGLFGLVGLVVSSCIGSGVFALTGQLAGAAAPGSALIGWALCGAGFLFLALSLANLGAKKPELEGLTNYATEGFGPFVGFISGWGYWLSAWLGNIGFGVMVVQVLSNLFPGVFAANISSPAGILSVVIVSAFLWIITFLVINGVESAAFLNAVVMIVKIASILLFIGFCAISFNAGVFTEDFWGTMARNVTIMQANDGAGLGDLSQQIINCLIAMMWVFIGIEGATVMSKRAAHKSDVGKATILGLIILLVLYIGASVLPYGVMPYEQLVAAESPATITVFNHIAPGWGGTFISIAIIISVLGSWLSFTMLPAETSSSMSDEHLLPASWNKMNKKNAPQMALIIVGACTQIFLIVAFAAADAYTFAISMCTVTIMISWALAAAYQVKLGLETKDYKNLLWGLLAVLFQVVCMALAGWQFLILACLGYIPGFFFYAQARKEGGFTLSTAEKAGIVLISIVGIISIPLTAIGFIPVF; encoded by the coding sequence ATGGCAGAAAAGCTCAAAGGCGTAGGTCTTTTTGGCCTTGTGGGTCTTGTTGTCAGTTCTTGCATTGGCTCAGGTGTTTTTGCACTTACGGGACAGCTTGCAGGTGCTGCCGCCCCCGGTAGCGCGCTTATTGGCTGGGCGCTTTGCGGTGCTGGCTTTTTGTTCCTTGCGCTTTCGTTGGCAAACCTTGGTGCTAAAAAGCCCGAACTCGAAGGTCTTACCAATTATGCAACCGAGGGTTTTGGTCCTTTTGTTGGCTTTATTTCTGGCTGGGGTTACTGGTTGAGCGCTTGGCTGGGAAACATCGGCTTTGGCGTCATGGTAGTTCAGGTGCTTTCTAATCTTTTCCCCGGTGTCTTTGCCGCCAACATTTCAAGTCCAGCAGGTATCTTGAGTGTTGTGATTGTGTCGGCGTTTCTTTGGATTATCACCTTCCTCGTTATTAACGGTGTTGAAAGCGCAGCATTCTTAAACGCGGTAGTTATGATTGTCAAAATTGCCTCAATCTTGCTCTTCATTGGTTTTTGCGCTATCAGCTTCAACGCCGGTGTCTTTACCGAGGATTTCTGGGGAACCATGGCACGCAACGTGACCATCATGCAGGCAAATGATGGCGCGGGCTTGGGCGACCTTAGTCAGCAAATCATCAACTGCCTGATTGCCATGATGTGGGTATTTATTGGTATTGAGGGCGCGACAGTTATGTCTAAGCGCGCTGCACATAAGTCCGATGTTGGCAAGGCTACCATTTTGGGTCTTATCATTCTTTTGGTGCTCTACATTGGTGCATCGGTCTTGCCATATGGTGTTATGCCCTATGAGCAGCTTGTTGCTGCCGAAAGCCCGGCAACCATTACCGTCTTTAATCACATAGCTCCCGGCTGGGGCGGCACCTTTATTTCTATCGCAATCATCATTTCGGTTCTTGGTTCGTGGCTGTCTTTTACCATGCTTCCCGCCGAGACATCCTCCAGCATGTCTGATGAGCACCTGCTTCCCGCTTCGTGGAATAAGATGAACAAAAAGAATGCTCCTCAGATGGCGCTTATTATTGTTGGTGCATGCACGCAAATTTTTCTGATTGTTGCGTTTGCTGCTGCCGATGCCTACACCTTTGCCATCAGCATGTGTACGGTAACTATCATGATTTCGTGGGCCCTTGCCGCTGCGTATCAGGTTAAGCTTGGCCTTGAGACAAAAGACTACAAGAACTTGCTCTGGGGCTTGCTTGCTGTATTGTTCCAAGTTGTTTGCATGGCACTTGCTGGCTGGCAGTTCCTTATCCTTGCCTGCCTAGGGTATATTCCTGGCTTTTTCTTCTATGCGCAAGCACGTAAAGAGGGCGGCTTTACGCTTAGCACAGCTGAAAAAGCGGGCATAGTGCTTATTAGCATTGTGGGCATCATTTCTATTCCGCTGACCGCCATTGGATTTATTCCGGTGTTCTAA
- a CDS encoding aminotransferase: protein MDIKTIGVEAFLNDYEREATWDIAQSTIASLEMGEILKLDGKDGESFYEALDKEKMNYGWIEGSDAFKQEVAKLYKHVDPSNVLQMNGGTGANLNAIMALVSPGDHVIAEYPTYQPLYDLPRAFGAEVEHWHIHEEDGWQPRLDDLKRMVRHDTKLICINNASNPLGTIITTEVMEEIVEIAHSVGAWVLCDEVFFPLENSERCTSIVDLYDKGVATNSISKDLSVPAARVGWTVSNKELADKMRVLRDYTMICAGVFNDVLATYVLRNREKVVARNLEIIRKNRDIVNTWIADEPRVSWIPPKGVSVSYIRLDIPEDDEKFCLDLLRDEGVLLVPGSRFELPRGARLGYCAHEHVLREGLARLSSYLKKYDA from the coding sequence ATGGACATTAAAACTATTGGCGTCGAGGCGTTTCTCAATGATTATGAGCGTGAAGCAACCTGGGATATTGCGCAGAGTACTATTGCAAGTCTTGAGATGGGGGAGATTCTCAAGCTTGATGGAAAAGACGGCGAGAGTTTTTATGAGGCGCTTGATAAAGAAAAGATGAACTACGGCTGGATTGAGGGTTCTGACGCCTTTAAGCAGGAAGTGGCGAAGCTCTATAAGCACGTGGACCCATCCAATGTTTTGCAGATGAACGGCGGTACGGGTGCAAATCTGAATGCCATAATGGCTCTGGTAAGTCCTGGCGACCATGTAATTGCAGAATATCCAACCTATCAGCCCTTATATGATTTGCCGCGCGCCTTTGGTGCCGAGGTTGAGCATTGGCACATTCATGAAGAAGACGGCTGGCAGCCGCGCTTGGATGACCTCAAACGCATGGTACGCCATGACACCAAGCTTATCTGCATCAACAATGCGAGCAATCCTTTAGGCACCATCATTACTACTGAAGTGATGGAAGAGATTGTTGAAATTGCGCATTCAGTGGGTGCTTGGGTCTTGTGTGACGAGGTCTTTTTCCCGCTTGAGAATTCAGAGCGCTGCACAAGTATTGTTGATTTGTATGACAAGGGTGTTGCAACCAATAGCATCTCTAAGGACCTCTCGGTGCCTGCCGCGCGTGTTGGCTGGACGGTGTCTAACAAAGAGCTTGCAGACAAGATGCGGGTGCTGCGTGATTACACTATGATATGCGCCGGCGTATTTAATGACGTGTTGGCAACCTATGTTTTGCGTAATCGCGAGAAGGTTGTTGCGCGCAACTTGGAGATTATTCGCAAGAATCGCGACATTGTGAATACCTGGATTGCCGATGAGCCACGGGTGAGCTGGATTCCACCCAAAGGGGTTTCGGTGAGCTATATTCGCCTCGATATTCCCGAAGATGATGAGAAGTTCTGTTTAGATTTGCTGCGTGACGAAGGTGTTTTATTGGTGCCGGGTAGTCGCTTTGAGTTGCCGCGCGGTGCTCGTTTGGGTTATTGCGCCCATGAACATGTGCTCCGTGAAGGTCTTGCGCGTCTGAGCAGCTATCTTAAGAAATATGACGCCTAG
- a CDS encoding DegV family protein, which produces MSSYVLSACSTADLPRVFFEQHHVLCIPFHYTIDGHVYPDDLYASTSPAEFFGRIKAGDEPTTSQVSVGDYLINWEPLLQAGHDILHLTLSSGISGTYESACIARDQLKAAYPERRIQVVDSLSASAGYGLVLRYLVELKQAGLTFDELSAWIEAHKLDVNAWFFVSDLECLKRGGRISKTNALIATALKICPIININVEGKLIPQSKVRTKKRAIAELAKLFVVHAENGVAYTGKCCISHSDCLEDAKELARQIENLVPALAGEIMISDIGAVIGSHTGPGTVALFFMGDTRVD; this is translated from the coding sequence ATGTCGTCATATGTTTTGTCCGCCTGTTCAACCGCTGATTTACCACGAGTATTTTTTGAGCAGCATCATGTTTTGTGCATACCATTTCATTACACCATTGACGGGCACGTGTATCCGGATGATTTGTATGCAAGTACGAGCCCAGCAGAGTTTTTTGGGCGTATTAAGGCGGGGGATGAGCCAACAACTTCGCAGGTCTCTGTTGGCGACTACCTCATAAACTGGGAACCTCTACTTCAGGCGGGACACGATATTTTGCACCTTACGCTGTCCTCGGGAATCTCTGGCACCTACGAATCGGCATGCATAGCGCGCGACCAGCTGAAAGCCGCCTACCCCGAGCGCCGCATCCAAGTTGTTGATTCCTTGTCCGCAAGTGCAGGCTATGGTTTAGTTCTTCGTTATCTCGTTGAACTTAAGCAAGCAGGTTTGACGTTTGACGAGCTCAGTGCTTGGATTGAGGCTCATAAACTTGACGTTAATGCATGGTTTTTTGTATCTGACCTTGAGTGCTTGAAGCGCGGTGGGCGCATTTCAAAAACAAACGCCCTTATTGCAACGGCATTAAAAATTTGTCCCATCATTAACATTAATGTTGAGGGAAAGCTGATTCCGCAGTCTAAGGTTCGTACCAAGAAGCGGGCTATTGCTGAGTTAGCAAAGCTCTTCGTGGTTCACGCAGAAAACGGTGTTGCATATACGGGCAAGTGTTGCATTAGCCATTCTGATTGCCTTGAAGATGCCAAAGAGCTTGCCCGTCAGATTGAGAACCTAGTTCCAGCACTTGCGGGTGAGATTATGATTTCTGACATTGGAGCGGTTATTGGCTCGCACACAGGACCTGGAACTGTTGCCTTGTTCTTTATGGGTGATACGCGGGTAGATTAG
- a CDS encoding LTA synthase family protein has product MSVAVISSIALVVSLALAIYGCRAAIGQDTSFTACAWTFVFVLIQLCVAIAAYMGMVVDDIVAALVLNAVLVAAVALCALPKLRGHIDRPVATGFCGAHPLACGVGMVLLASIFTMLALEIPSNHELWRMYPLCALLEWAIIALPMLGLYLIFQRRGSIPAILTIVLALVGIAEFFTISFKSQPIQPGDLSALTTAAAVSTQYEFVLSAFCLYGIACAGVALVLLFAAGRQRPARNEHSRARMVAYVVSGLVLIGALVSHVSLIDYYNALYVQVYSWRPLNSYYQQGFLPCFISSAQTIAPKRPRGYKIEEAQQLMKRYAASYDAELGVSPERAQAQAQFEAEKPSVVTIMNETFSDLSMYQQMHAGYEGPQFFKSLSDTLQRGILYVSAYGGGTANSEFEYLTGNSMAYMGAGVYPYTIYDMTRTENLARQFKELGYETLAMHPNHATNWNRENVYKQFGFDTFMAIKDFAQAERLRGMVTDKATYDSILDVLSKGTKPQFIFDVTMQNHSGYETQQIPPAKQLDYPIDGQSVPQVNEYLSLINESDKALEYFIAKLRQLDRKVVLVFFGDHQPFFPDTYNDAWFTGEPEAVHTARLWQTSYFIWANYDVAGREQKSSVVDLSTNYLSANLMHLIGAPLSDYQKAHMVLQKAMPAINMTGFEDEQHRWYLSSAGNDPSLGASVGVARNDLAKMQFFEMFRDGKNVFTKMAQAAANETNPNLDPNPAD; this is encoded by the coding sequence ATGTCCGTTGCTGTTATTTCCTCGATTGCCCTCGTGGTGTCGCTCGCATTAGCCATCTATGGCTGTCGCGCAGCTATCGGACAAGATACGTCGTTTACAGCGTGCGCTTGGACTTTCGTCTTTGTACTCATACAACTGTGCGTAGCCATTGCCGCATACATGGGCATGGTTGTTGATGATATAGTTGCGGCGTTAGTGCTCAACGCAGTACTTGTTGCAGCTGTCGCGCTCTGTGCGTTGCCCAAGCTTCGCGGGCATATAGATAGACCGGTAGCAACAGGCTTTTGTGGCGCGCACCCTCTAGCATGCGGTGTTGGCATGGTGTTGCTGGCCAGTATCTTTACGATGCTAGCGCTTGAAATTCCTTCAAATCACGAGCTTTGGCGCATGTATCCTCTTTGTGCTCTGCTTGAGTGGGCTATCATCGCTCTGCCTATGCTTGGCTTATATCTTATCTTTCAGCGGAGAGGCTCAATACCAGCTATCCTTACTATCGTACTTGCATTAGTAGGCATTGCAGAGTTTTTTACTATCAGCTTTAAGTCACAGCCAATTCAGCCAGGTGATTTGTCAGCTCTCACCACTGCCGCAGCAGTGAGCACGCAATATGAGTTTGTCCTCTCAGCTTTTTGCCTCTACGGTATTGCCTGCGCAGGCGTGGCACTTGTACTTTTATTTGCAGCCGGCAGACAACGCCCCGCACGCAATGAACACTCCCGCGCTCGTATGGTGGCCTATGTGGTGTCTGGCTTGGTGTTGATTGGTGCGCTGGTTTCACACGTTAGTTTAATTGACTATTACAACGCGCTCTATGTACAGGTATATAGCTGGCGGCCTTTGAACAGCTACTATCAACAAGGTTTTTTGCCCTGCTTTATCTCATCAGCGCAAACCATTGCGCCTAAACGTCCGCGTGGCTATAAGATTGAAGAAGCGCAACAGCTTATGAAGCGCTACGCCGCCTCATACGATGCTGAGCTGGGAGTTAGCCCAGAACGTGCTCAGGCTCAAGCACAGTTTGAGGCCGAGAAGCCCTCGGTAGTAACTATTATGAACGAGACCTTCTCAGATTTATCAATGTATCAGCAGATGCATGCTGGCTATGAAGGTCCACAGTTCTTTAAGTCCTTAAGCGACACGCTGCAGCGCGGTATTTTGTATGTGTCTGCCTATGGTGGTGGTACAGCAAACTCTGAGTTTGAGTATCTTACGGGCAATTCTATGGCATATATGGGTGCCGGTGTATATCCCTATACCATTTACGATATGACGCGCACCGAAAACTTAGCACGTCAGTTTAAGGAATTGGGCTATGAGACCTTGGCTATGCATCCCAATCACGCAACCAACTGGAATCGCGAAAACGTCTATAAGCAATTTGGCTTTGATACGTTTATGGCAATTAAAGACTTTGCTCAGGCCGAGCGCTTGCGGGGCATGGTAACTGATAAGGCCACGTATGACAGTATATTAGATGTGCTATCAAAGGGTACCAAGCCGCAGTTTATCTTTGATGTGACTATGCAAAATCATTCTGGTTATGAAACGCAGCAAATTCCTCCTGCAAAGCAGCTCGACTATCCTATTGATGGACAAAGTGTTCCGCAGGTTAACGAATACCTTTCGCTCATCAATGAATCGGACAAAGCGCTTGAGTATTTTATTGCTAAGCTTCGCCAGCTTGACCGCAAGGTGGTGCTGGTCTTTTTTGGAGACCATCAGCCTTTCTTCCCCGATACCTACAACGATGCGTGGTTTACCGGCGAGCCTGAAGCTGTTCATACGGCGCGTTTGTGGCAAACCTCATACTTTATCTGGGCAAACTACGATGTTGCCGGTCGCGAGCAGAAAAGCTCCGTGGTTGATTTGTCTACCAACTACTTGAGTGCTAATTTGATGCATCTCATTGGTGCGCCGCTGAGCGACTATCAAAAGGCGCATATGGTGCTGCAAAAAGCGATGCCGGCAATTAACATGACAGGCTTTGAAGATGAACAACATCGGTGGTATTTGTCGAGTGCTGGAAATGACCCCTCTCTTGGGGCATCTGTTGGTGTGGCGCGCAACGATTTGGCAAAGATGCAGTTCTTTGAGATGTTCCGAGATGGTAAAAACGTGTTTACTAAGATGGCACAAGCTGCGGCAAACGAGACAAATCCAAACTTAGACCCTAATCCGGCCGACTAA